From a single Theropithecus gelada isolate Dixy chromosome 10, Tgel_1.0, whole genome shotgun sequence genomic region:
- the CCM2L gene encoding cerebral cavernous malformations 2 protein-like isoform X2, translating to MVTLRSKLGPLEIQQFALLLREYRLGLPIQDYCTGLLKLYGDRRKFLLLGMRPFIPDQDIGYFEGFLEGVGIREGGILTDSFGRIKRSMSSTSASAVRSYDGAAQRPEAQAFHRLLADITHDIEALAPDDDDNDDDEEDEPRGSRGGSDAAEDNYL from the exons ATGGTCACG TTGCGGAGTAAGCTGGGGCCCCTCGAGATCCAGCAATTTGCACTGCTGCTGCGGGAGTACCGGCTGGGGCTGCCCATCCAGGACTATTGCACAGGCCTGCTGAAGCTCTATGGAGACCGGCGCAAGTTCCTCCTCCTCG GGATGCGGCCCTTCATCCCAGACCAGGACATCGGCTACTTCGAGGGCTTCCTGGAGGGCGTGGGCATCCGCGAGGGCGGCATCCTCACTGACAGCTTCGGCCGCATCAAGCGCAGCATGAGCTCCACGTCGGCCTCTGCGGTGCGCAGCTACGATGGCGCGGCGCAGCGGCCCGAGGCACAGGCCTTCCACCGGCTGCTGGCTGACATCACACACGACATCGAGGCGCTGGCCCCCGATGACGACGATAACGACGACGATGAGGAGGATGAGCCCCGGGGCTCCAGGGGTGGGAGCGACGCTGCCGAAGACAACTACCTGTAG